A window of the Polaribacter batillariae genome harbors these coding sequences:
- a CDS encoding aldo/keto reductase, protein MSKKNNYIAAENRYKKMKYRRTGNSGLLLPEISLGLWHNFGDVNDFKNSRKLLKCAFDNGITHFDLANNYGPPPGTAEKNFGKILKKDFLSYRDELIISTKAGYKMWEGPYGDWGSKKYLVSSLDQSLQRMNLDYVDIFYHHRPDYDTPLEETMGTLDLMVKQGKALYVGLSNYQPKEAEKAFKILKDLGTPCFIHQPRYSLFDRWVENGLLDLLGNSGVGAICFSPLAQGMLTNKYLKDLPEDSRAVKDSPFLNTEKVMEMLPKITALNEIAKSRNQNLAQMAISWILKDDRITSVLIGASKNEQILDCIKAIENTTFTDNDLAEINKITDS, encoded by the coding sequence ATGAGCAAAAAAAATAATTATATAGCTGCTGAAAATCGCTATAAAAAAATGAAGTATAGAAGAACAGGAAATAGCGGATTGTTATTACCTGAAATTTCTTTGGGTTTATGGCACAACTTTGGTGATGTAAACGATTTTAAAAATTCTAGAAAACTATTAAAATGTGCTTTTGATAACGGAATTACACATTTCGATTTGGCAAATAATTATGGACCTCCTCCAGGTACCGCTGAAAAAAACTTTGGTAAAATTTTAAAAAAAGATTTTCTATCTTATAGAGATGAATTGATAATTTCTACAAAAGCAGGGTATAAAATGTGGGAAGGGCCTTATGGAGATTGGGGTTCTAAAAAATATTTAGTTTCTAGTTTAGACCAAAGTTTACAAAGAATGAATTTAGATTATGTAGATATTTTTTACCATCATAGGCCAGATTACGATACGCCTTTAGAAGAAACCATGGGCACTTTAGATTTAATGGTAAAACAAGGCAAAGCATTGTATGTTGGTTTGTCTAACTATCAACCAAAAGAGGCAGAAAAAGCGTTTAAAATCTTAAAAGATTTAGGTACACCTTGTTTTATACATCAACCAAGATATAGTTTGTTTGATAGATGGGTTGAAAACGGTTTGTTAGATTTATTAGGAAATTCTGGAGTGGGAGCGATTTGTTTTTCGCCTTTGGCACAAGGAATGCTAACCAATAAATACCTTAAAGACTTGCCAGAAGATTCTAGAGCCGTAAAAGACAGTCCGTTTTTAAATACCGAAAAAGTAATGGAAATGCTTCCAAAAATTACGGCTTTAAATGAAATTGCAAAAAGTAGAAATCAAAATTTGGCACAAATGGCCATTTCTTGGATTTTAAAAGACGATAGAATTACCTCTGTATTAATTGGCGCTAGCAAAAACGAGCAA
- a CDS encoding YqaE/Pmp3 family membrane protein, giving the protein MSFFRVLFAIIFPPLSVIDKGCGSFFIIFLLTLCGWIPGVIGALVILNNPNR; this is encoded by the coding sequence ATGAGTTTTTTTAGAGTACTTTTTGCTATTATTTTTCCACCATTATCAGTAATTGATAAAGGTTGTGGTTCTTTTTTTATCATATTTTTATTAACGCTTTGTGGCTGGATTCCTGGAGTAATTGGTGCTCTGGTTATTTTGAATAATCCTAATAGGTAA
- a CDS encoding FAD-binding and (Fe-S)-binding domain-containing protein: MIDNTILEALHNSLSGDLFFDNLHKTLYATDASVYRKIPLAVAYPKNENDLKTLIEFATQNKTTLIPRTAGTSLAGQCVGDGIVVDVSKHFTNIISFDEKAKTITLQPGIVRDSLNVYLKPFGLFFGPNTSTSNRCMIGGMVGNNSSGSTSIKYGVTRDKVLQIKAILSDGSSAIFKEITSDEFLEKIKLETLEGQIYKSIYSELIYDAAQDEIKKEFPKPAIHRRNTGYAVDEFLKSDLFGGTEPTINVAKFLSGSEGTLAFSTSITLQLDDLPPAESIMVCSHFNSINESLIATVTAMKHNLYNCELMDKTILDCTKNNRELAKNRFFLQGDPEAVLMLEVAADTLPEAELLADQLIADLQLNKFGYHHPKVYGKDITKVHYLRKAGLGALGNMVGDMKAVACIEDTAVALEDLPNYITEFTQIMDKYQQNAVYYAHAGAGELHLRPILNLKKKADVVLFRKITTETAKLVKKYKGSFSGEHGDGIVRAEFIPLMIGEENYQLLRRLKKTFDPNNVFNKGKITDAFPMDKNLRYKVGRIEPEIKTIQDFSDSEGILKLAEKCNGSGDCRKPVEAGGTMCPSYRATKNEKDTTRARANTLRDVLTNNSADNKFDSKELKEVLSLCLSCKACASECPSNVDVATMKAEFLYQYQETNGYSFRSKLFANNVKYNKLGSVAPSITNRVLNTSLAKAVMGVAQKRSVPKLAPKTLKSWYKKHTVNNKISPQGRNDKSNVISNKKVISNVNVISSISTSLNTGFVEKSQSLKTVYLFCDEFTNFYDVEIGKDAFYLLEKLGYNLQIVNHEESGRSYISKGFLKQAKAVCNLNVEIFKNIITEETPLIGIEPSAILTFRDEYIRLADDKKSAKKIAKNVFTFEEFLAKELEKENIDLSLFTSASKNLKIHGHCHQKALSGTHASFQILNLPKNYSVTIMNTGCCGMAGSFGYEKEHYTVSMQVGEDTLFPKVRNTPKETEIVAAGTSCRHQIFDGTKRIAKHPITILKEALK; the protein is encoded by the coding sequence ATGATTGACAATACTATTTTAGAAGCTTTGCACAATTCGCTTTCTGGCGATTTGTTTTTCGATAATTTACACAAAACTTTATACGCCACAGATGCCTCTGTTTACAGGAAAATTCCGTTGGCGGTTGCCTATCCCAAAAACGAAAACGATTTAAAAACCTTAATCGAATTTGCAACCCAAAATAAAACTACCTTAATACCAAGAACAGCAGGAACTTCTTTGGCAGGGCAATGTGTAGGAGATGGAATTGTAGTAGATGTTTCTAAACATTTTACCAACATTATTTCTTTTGATGAAAAAGCAAAAACAATTACCTTACAACCAGGAATTGTAAGAGATTCTTTAAATGTGTATTTAAAACCTTTTGGGCTATTTTTTGGCCCCAATACTTCTACTTCTAACCGCTGTATGATTGGTGGAATGGTAGGCAACAACTCCTCTGGAAGCACCTCTATAAAATACGGAGTTACACGCGATAAAGTCCTTCAAATTAAAGCCATTTTAAGTGATGGTTCTTCTGCAATATTTAAAGAAATTACTTCGGATGAGTTTTTAGAAAAAATAAAATTAGAAACTTTAGAAGGGCAAATTTATAAAAGTATTTATTCCGAATTAATTTACGACGCTGCACAAGATGAAATTAAAAAAGAATTTCCAAAACCAGCAATTCACAGAAGAAATACAGGTTATGCTGTAGATGAATTTTTAAAATCCGATTTATTTGGCGGAACAGAACCAACGATTAATGTGGCTAAATTCTTATCAGGAAGCGAAGGAACACTCGCTTTTTCGACTTCTATTACGTTACAATTAGACGATTTGCCTCCTGCCGAAAGTATTATGGTTTGTTCTCACTTCAACAGCATTAACGAAAGTTTAATTGCAACTGTTACTGCCATGAAGCATAATTTGTACAATTGCGAACTGATGGACAAAACCATTTTAGATTGTACAAAAAACAACAGAGAATTGGCTAAAAATCGTTTCTTTTTACAAGGAGATCCAGAAGCGGTTTTAATGTTAGAAGTTGCTGCAGATACATTGCCAGAAGCAGAGTTACTGGCAGACCAATTAATTGCAGATTTACAGTTGAATAAATTCGGGTATCATCATCCTAAAGTGTATGGAAAAGACATTACAAAAGTGCATTACCTGCGAAAAGCAGGTTTAGGTGCTTTAGGAAATATGGTGGGCGATATGAAGGCTGTTGCTTGTATTGAAGATACTGCTGTGGCTTTAGAAGATTTGCCAAATTATATTACAGAGTTTACCCAAATTATGGATAAATACCAGCAAAATGCTGTGTATTATGCACATGCAGGTGCTGGAGAATTGCACTTACGCCCTATTTTAAACTTAAAAAAGAAAGCAGACGTTGTTTTGTTTAGAAAAATTACGACAGAAACTGCCAAATTGGTTAAAAAATACAAAGGTTCTTTTTCAGGAGAACATGGTGATGGAATTGTACGTGCAGAATTTATTCCATTAATGATTGGCGAAGAAAATTATCAATTATTAAGGCGCCTAAAAAAAACTTTTGACCCCAATAATGTTTTTAATAAAGGAAAAATTACAGATGCTTTTCCTATGGATAAAAATCTGCGTTATAAAGTAGGTAGAATAGAACCAGAAATTAAAACCATTCAAGATTTTTCTGATAGTGAAGGCATTTTAAAACTCGCAGAAAAATGCAACGGTTCTGGCGATTGCAGAAAACCTGTAGAAGCTGGTGGAACCATGTGCCCTAGTTACAGAGCCACAAAAAACGAAAAAGATACTACAAGAGCAAGAGCAAACACTTTACGAGACGTTTTAACAAACAATTCCGCAGATAATAAATTCGATTCCAAAGAATTAAAAGAGGTTTTAAGTCTTTGTTTAAGCTGTAAAGCTTGTGCTTCTGAATGCCCAAGTAATGTAGATGTTGCTACGATGAAAGCTGAATTTTTGTATCAATATCAAGAAACCAATGGCTATTCTTTTCGAAGTAAATTGTTTGCAAACAATGTAAAATACAACAAATTAGGAAGCGTTGCTCCATCCATTACAAATCGAGTTCTAAATACTTCTTTGGCAAAAGCTGTTATGGGCGTTGCACAAAAAAGAAGCGTACCAAAATTGGCTCCAAAAACGTTAAAATCTTGGTATAAAAAACACACTGTTAATAATAAGATTTCTCCACAAGGTCGAAATGACAAATCCAATGTCATTTCGAATAAAAAAGTCATTTCGAATGTAAATGTTATTTCGAGCATTTCGACTTCACTCAATACAGGCTTCGTCGAGAAATCTCAATCTCTAAAAACTGTTTATTTATTCTGTGACGAATTCACAAATTTCTACGATGTAGAAATAGGAAAAGATGCTTTTTACCTATTAGAAAAATTAGGCTACAATTTACAAATTGTTAATCACGAAGAATCTGGAAGAAGTTATATTTCTAAAGGCTTTTTAAAACAAGCAAAAGCAGTGTGTAATCTAAATGTAGAAATATTTAAAAACATTATTACAGAAGAAACTCCGTTAATTGGTATAGAGCCTTCTGCAATTTTAACGTTTAGAGACGAATATATTCGTTTGGCAGACGATAAAAAATCTGCCAAAAAAATCGCTAAAAATGTGTTTACTTTTGAAGAGTTTTTAGCCAAAGAATTAGAAAAAGAAAACATTGATCTTTCTCTTTTTACTTCAGCATCTAAAAATTTAAAAATACACGGGCATTGCCATCAAAAAGCGTTATCTGGAACACATGCCAGTTTTCAAATCTTAAATCTTCCTAAAAATTATTCAGTTACTATTATGAATACAGGTTGTTGTGGAATGGCTGGTTCTTTTGGTTACGAAAAAGAACATTACACTGTTTCGATGCAAGTGGGTGAAGATACCTTGTTTCCAAAAGTAAGAAATACCCCCAAAGAAACCGAAATTGTAGCGGCAGGAACCAGTTGCAGACATCAAATTTTTGATGGTACCAAAAGAATTGCAAAACACCCAATTACCATTTTAAAAGAAGCTTTAAAATAA
- a CDS encoding M14 family metallopeptidase — MKKLLFLFLFVSISISAQKVDLSYYLPNDVTYNKDIPTPKSVIGHEVGEWHITHDKLVEYMKVLAASSNRISIENRGKTFEDRPLLLLTITSAKNHQNIENIRKNHVEATNTSADVSNNKIVVYQGFSIHGNEPSGSNAALAVAYYLAAAEGSKIDNLLENTVILFDPSFNPDGLQRFAYWANTNRSKNINPDPNDREYTEIWPRGRTNHYQFDMNRDWLPVQLPESRARIESFYKWMPNILTDHHEMGSNSSFFFQPGIPSRTNPLTPQMNQDLTKEIATYHAKALDKIGSLYYSEESFDDFYYGKGSTFPDINGSIGILFEQASSRGHAQETVNGVLTFPFTIRNQFTAALSTLEAARKMRVKILQYQQDFYKESRNGFSNKAIVFGDEKDAAKSYHLAEVLKRHQIKIHNVKSDFTANGKTFKKGYSYVVPMNQKNQRLVKAMFDVRKTFKDSLFYDVSAWTFNHSFGVDYAENISLSKAGNEIEDLKMKTGTVSFKSDYGYLMPWNEYYAPKALNAILQKGLRAKVSMKNFKNGGNSYDYGTIFIPVQNQKYNALEMYQFLQKTAQESHVLINGVSTGFNDGIDLGSNNFSAIDTPKVAMLVGDGIAGNDSGEIWHLLDQRFDMALTRLDMSYFARVDISKYSVIIIPSSYNLGKSAEEKLKTWVTNGGILIGYKNTARWLSSKKFISLEFDSAKIDTIKNVSFENRGLQSGAQVIGGAIFEANIDRSHPVNFGYKNDKIALFRNSTMFIKPDKRSYNNPIQYTSNPLLSGYISKENAKIIPNTVPFKVQRMGRGKVIVFTDNTNFRAFWYGTNKLLMNAIFFGDKM, encoded by the coding sequence ATGAAAAAACTTTTATTTCTTTTCTTATTTGTGTCGATTTCAATTTCTGCACAAAAAGTAGATTTATCTTATTACCTGCCCAATGATGTAACTTATAATAAAGATATTCCAACGCCAAAATCTGTAATTGGTCATGAAGTAGGAGAGTGGCATATTACACACGATAAGTTGGTAGAATACATGAAGGTTTTGGCAGCTTCATCTAACAGAATTTCTATAGAAAATAGAGGAAAAACTTTCGAAGATAGGCCTTTGTTATTGTTAACGATTACTTCAGCTAAAAACCATCAAAATATAGAAAATATACGTAAAAATCATGTTGAAGCAACGAATACTTCAGCAGATGTTTCGAACAATAAAATAGTTGTGTACCAAGGTTTTTCTATCCATGGAAATGAGCCAAGTGGTTCGAATGCAGCTTTGGCTGTTGCCTATTATTTAGCTGCAGCAGAAGGCAGTAAAATAGATAATTTACTAGAAAATACCGTTATTTTATTTGATCCTTCTTTTAATCCAGATGGTTTGCAACGTTTTGCATATTGGGCCAATACGAACAGAAGTAAAAATATAAATCCAGATCCTAACGATAGAGAATATACAGAGATTTGGCCAAGAGGAAGAACCAACCACTATCAATTTGATATGAACAGAGATTGGTTGCCAGTGCAATTGCCAGAAAGTCGTGCTAGAATTGAAAGTTTTTATAAATGGATGCCCAATATTTTAACAGATCACCATGAAATGGGTAGCAATTCGAGTTTCTTTTTTCAACCAGGAATTCCTAGTAGAACAAATCCTTTAACGCCTCAAATGAACCAAGATTTAACCAAAGAAATTGCAACTTATCATGCAAAAGCATTAGATAAAATAGGTTCTTTGTATTATTCTGAAGAAAGTTTCGACGATTTTTATTATGGTAAAGGCTCTACTTTTCCAGATATTAATGGAAGTATTGGAATTTTATTCGAACAAGCAAGTTCTAGAGGCCATGCTCAAGAAACTGTAAATGGCGTTTTAACTTTTCCGTTTACAATTAGAAATCAATTTACAGCAGCATTATCGACTTTAGAAGCTGCCAGAAAAATGAGAGTAAAAATTTTACAATATCAGCAAGATTTTTACAAAGAATCTAGAAATGGTTTTTCTAATAAAGCCATTGTTTTTGGAGATGAAAAAGATGCTGCAAAAAGTTATCATTTGGCAGAAGTTTTAAAACGTCATCAAATAAAAATACACAATGTAAAGTCCGATTTTACAGCAAATGGAAAAACCTTTAAAAAAGGTTACAGTTATGTGGTTCCAATGAATCAAAAAAATCAACGTTTGGTAAAAGCCATGTTCGATGTTCGTAAAACGTTTAAAGACAGTTTGTTTTACGATGTTTCTGCGTGGACTTTTAATCATTCTTTTGGAGTTGATTATGCTGAAAATATTTCACTTTCGAAAGCTGGAAATGAAATTGAAGATTTAAAAATGAAAACAGGAACAGTTTCCTTTAAAAGTGATTATGGTTATTTAATGCCTTGGAACGAATACTATGCTCCAAAAGCGTTGAACGCAATTTTACAAAAAGGTTTGCGAGCGAAAGTTTCGATGAAAAACTTTAAAAATGGTGGCAATTCTTACGATTATGGAACAATTTTTATTCCTGTTCAAAATCAAAAATACAATGCTTTAGAAATGTATCAATTTTTACAAAAAACGGCTCAAGAAAGCCACGTTTTAATCAACGGAGTTTCAACAGGTTTTAACGACGGAATTGATTTGGGTTCGAATAATTTTAGCGCAATTGATACCCCAAAAGTAGCCATGTTGGTGGGAGATGGTATTGCAGGAAACGATTCTGGAGAAATTTGGCACTTGTTAGATCAACGTTTTGATATGGCTTTAACACGTTTAGATATGAGCTATTTTGCTAGAGTAGATATAAGTAAATATTCTGTAATTATAATTCCAAGCAGCTATAATTTAGGAAAATCTGCTGAAGAAAAACTAAAAACTTGGGTAACAAATGGCGGAATTTTAATTGGTTATAAAAACACAGCAAGATGGTTGTCTAGTAAAAAGTTTATCAGTTTAGAGTTTGATAGCGCTAAAATCGACACTATTAAAAATGTTTCTTTTGAAAATAGAGGTTTACAGTCTGGAGCACAAGTTATTGGAGGAGCAATTTTTGAAGCAAATATAGATCGTTCTCATCCAGTAAACTTTGGTTACAAAAACGATAAAATCGCATTGTTTAGAAACTCTACAATGTTTATAAAACCAGATAAAAGAAGTTATAACAACCCAATACAATATACATCTAATCCTTTATTAAGTGGTTATATTTCAAAAGAAAATGCGAAAATAATACCAAACACAGTTCCGTTTAAAGTACAACGAATGGGAAGAGGAAAAGTAATTGTTTTTACAGACAACACGAATTTTAGAGCATTTTGGTACGGAACCAATAAGTTGTTGATGAATGCAATTTTCTTTGGAGATAAGATGTAG
- a CDS encoding tRNA-binding protein, with amino-acid sequence MKPAITFDDFLKVDIRIGTIIKVDDFKKAQKPAYQLTIDFGNLGIKKSSAQITNLYTKETLLHKQVSAIVNFKPKQIANFISEVLVLGVYNSNGNVVLLQASKKIKNGEPIS; translated from the coding sequence ATGAAACCAGCAATTACTTTTGATGATTTTTTAAAAGTTGATATTAGAATAGGAACCATAATAAAAGTCGATGATTTTAAGAAAGCCCAAAAACCAGCCTATCAATTAACCATTGATTTTGGAAATTTAGGAATTAAAAAATCTAGCGCACAAATAACAAATTTATATACTAAAGAAACATTATTACACAAACAAGTTTCTGCAATTGTAAATTTTAAACCCAAACAAATTGCTAATTTTATTAGTGAAGTGCTGGTTTTAGGTGTGTATAATTCTAACGGAAATGTTGTTTTACTACAAGCCTCAAAAAAAATAAAAAATGGAGAACCAATAAGTTAA
- a CDS encoding DUF962 domain-containing protein — MKTAQQWFDEYAVNHQNETNKKIHYVCVPLIFFSAIGLLMSIPTTMLKSTLGLYNPLLENWGAVFGVFISIFYLRLGFWYFVEMLFVILLCIVGNFWLGNNTNLLYASIIIFILAWIGQFWGHKVEGKKPSFAKDLQFLFIGPLWVIQKLGKKK, encoded by the coding sequence ATGAAAACGGCACAACAATGGTTTGATGAATATGCTGTAAACCATCAAAACGAAACCAATAAAAAGATACATTATGTTTGTGTTCCACTAATTTTCTTTAGTGCAATTGGTCTTTTAATGAGTATTCCAACTACAATGTTAAAAAGCACTTTGGGTTTATACAATCCGCTCTTAGAAAATTGGGGTGCAGTTTTTGGAGTTTTTATTTCTATTTTTTACCTGCGTTTAGGCTTTTGGTATTTTGTTGAAATGCTTTTTGTAATACTACTTTGTATTGTTGGTAATTTTTGGTTAGGCAACAATACCAATTTACTTTATGCCTCGATTATTATATTTATTTTAGCTTGGATTGGTCAATTTTGGGGACATAAAGTAGAAGGTAAAAAACCATCTTTTGCCAAAGATTTACAATTCTTATTCATTGGACCACTTTGGGTAATTCAAAAATTAGGAAAGAAAAAATAA